The genomic interval TCTTTAGAAGCATTTGACCCAATCCCTTATCTAGAAATTATGAATGAAGCAGGTTTTGAATACAATATAGTTGAAATGGATTCGGAATATAAGCGTGTAATAGATAAAATAGAGCTTAGTAAAATTTTTGCAGAAGCTGCAGCAGCTGGAGATAGATAAACAGGAAGAATTTACAGTTGAGTTTTCTATAAAACAGAAGTAAAAAGAGGTTTTAGTATTGCAAATATAGGTTTTACTGTAAAGGGTATACAGAGTAGAAGGTGAGTCAAATAATTATTCACCTTAAAGCCAAAGGGACTCCTAGGAGTCCCTTTGTGGTGTTTTTAGCAATATAGCATTAAAATAAATTTGATTACAACTCCAGGGGATAAAAATTCCTTCAGGAGCAAATCCGATTTTATAGGAAATTGTTACAGCCTAAAACATTGGCAATTTTATGGCGAACCATTTCCTTAATAGCTGTTCTACCTTCACCCAGATACTTTCTTGGATCAAAGTTACCTGGGTTTTCTGTAAGACTTTTTCTCATGGCTGCTGTCATAGCCAAACGAAGATCGGTATCAATATTAATTTTACATACACCCAATGAAGCAGCTCTTCTTAACATATCTTCAGGTACTCCTTGTGCTCCAGGAATATTTCCTCCATATTGATTGCAAAGCTCTACAAATTCAGGCAATACAGTAGAAGCACCATGTAAAACCAATGGAAAACCTGGTAAAAGCTTAGCAATTGCTTGAAGTCTTTCAAAATCTAGATTTGGTTCTCCTTTAAATTTATAAGCTCCATGACTGGTACCTATGGCAATAGCTAAAGAATCCACACCAGTTTTTTCTACAAATTCTGCTGCCTGTTGGGGATCGGTATAGGTGGCGTCCTTTGCACTTACATTTACATCATCCTCTACCCCAGCTAACCTGCCGAGCTCTGCTTCTACAACAACACCCTTACTATGGGCATATTCCACCACCTGCTTTGTAATAGCGATGTTTTCCTCGAAGGGGTGATGGGATGCATCGATCATCACTGAAGTAAAACCATCATCAATACATTGCTTGCAGATTTCAAAGTCCTCACCATGATCTAAGTGAAGAACAATAGGCAACCCAGAATCTTCAACAGCTGCTTCTACTAATTTCTTCAGATAAGTAGGATTAGCATATTTTCTAGCTCCTGCTGAAACCTGAAGAATCAAAGGGGATTTCTCCTCCTTAGCGGCATCAACAATACCTTGAATAATTTCCATGTTGTTTACATTGAAGGCTCCGATGGCAAACTTTCCATCATAGGCTCTTTTAAAGAGTTCTCTACTTGTTACTAATGGCATAACATATTCCTCCTAAATAAATATTTTATCTATTTTTTCAATAGCATCATAAAGGAAAATTGAACGATTAATATAAGAAAATACAATTTTGCATACCTATGTAATATTTTTATAATAAACATTTAAATTGTATCATATTAGTTTAATAACCGTCAATCAAACTAAAAGAGCAGAATTGTGTTGTATATATAATATAATGCCTATATTTATTAAACATTATAATTCATATTTATAATAAAAGTTTGTTGCTGTTGTAAAAGTTGAAAAATAGTTTTCTCAATTTTAGACTATGAATTTCAACAAAAATGAAGTAAAATGTATAGTAAGAGGTTATAATAGTTGATGAATAATTAGAAAAAAACAATTATTGAGATTATGAGGAATAGAGGTGAAAAAAGGTGAGAGTAAAAGCACATATACCAAATATGTTTACTTTTTTTAACTTAACCTTGGGAATACTAGCCATCGTAAGTATAATAAATGAATCCTATACGATTTCAGCTTTATTAATTTTAACGGCTGCATTTACAGATCGACTTGACGGACAATTGGCTCGAAAGTTGGATGCTGAAAGTGAAATTGGCAAAGAACTAGACTCATTATGTGATTTAATTTCTTTTGGTGTTGCACCTGCTGTTTTAATTTGGAGTTTTCATTTGGCAACATTTGGAGTTATTGGAATATTAATTATGATAATCTTTTCAATATCGGGAGCTTATCGACTAGCCAGATATAACATTATGGAATTTGATGGGGTTTATATGGGTATCCCGATTACGATGTGTGGTGGAATTGTAGCTTTGATGACGTTGTACTCTATTAATTATCAAATCAATGTTTATTTTATTGGAATTATGATGTTATTTCTATCTTATTCTATGATTAGCAAAAGAATTAAACTAAAGAAAAGATAAAGACTCCTCTCAAGGAGTCTTTTCCTTAACATCTGTTTAATTAAATATGACGTAATAGAGGGTGTTAAAGATGAGGTATGTTCAAGGAGAAAATATATTTGAAAAATTCTTTAATCAACGACAAAGCTTAATACAGCAGTTTAAAAAAGGAGATATTACTAAAAAAGAATATATAGAAGAAAGCTATGGATACATAAAGCAAATGAATATTAAGCCCTTTAAAAGGGTAGATAATTTTAATAAGGCAGTATATAATTACCAATACTATAATATGATGGCAAAATATTGCTACCTAAAGGCAAAGGAAATTAAAAGGTATGAAAAACATCCTGAGCTTCATAAAGAGTATGAGGATAAAGTAAATTATTATTATCATAAAAAAGATCAAACTACCCTACAAACCATTGAACTACTGGATTATTATGACGTGGAGGCTTACTATATTAAAGTAACCTCTTCTTATTTGAAGGAAAATCTATTTGAAATTATATTTAAAAATCATGACCAGGTTATTTTCCATTCAAGAAGCCAGTGGCTTCTAAATAAACTAAAGGAAGAGGGGGTTTTTAAGGAGGGGATTAGAAGATCTTTAATAGAAAACTATATTAATCAAAAGTATTAATGACAAATGTAGCTAGAAGGAGGGATAGTATGTATAAGATCGTCACTGCTGAAAAATTTCTTTGGGAAGGAATTAATTTGGAGGGAAAGGTAGTTTTAGAAGGTGGAACCAGCTGGGGCAATACTACTAGACTCATCGCTAAGAAAGTAGTAGAAAACAGCTGGAATACTGAATTAATCTCTGTGGATATTGATGATAGTCATTTTGATGAGATTGAAGAAGATATGAGAGAAGCTTTTACAAAGCTTACCTTGAGAAAGGGAGATCTAGGTGATCTGTATTTTGTTCCTTCTGATTCCATTGATGTTATTATTTGCAACTATACCTTATCCTCTGTAGAACAATTTCCCTTGAGGGTGGTAAAGGCACTGAAGGAATTACATCGTGTTTTGAAAAAAGGTGGGAAGCTACTGATTACAGAGGAGATGCCCATCTGGTCTGTAGATACCAGCGATTATCCCTATTGGTCTAAAAGGCTCAGAATTATTAAAAGTATTAGTGTATTAAAGGCTATGACCGTCTTTAGTGAAATACATCCCAATGATTTACAAGAGGTATTAAAACTATTGGATTTTAAAGACATCCATTGGAAGGAATTCCAGGAAAAAATCAATGCTGAAATGGCAGTGAAATTTTTAGATAAAAGAAAACAAACCTTAATTAAGGGAGCTAATGATTTAGAAAACAAGCATTTGACCGATGGTTTTGTAGAGTTGACGGAAAACCTGGTGAAGGAATTTGAGAAAACAAAGGAATTTTTAGCACCAGCCTATATTTTGAAGGCCATTAAATGATAAGGTTTTGATTATAAAATAGATTTAGGATATAATATAGTGACCAACAATTCCGATGGGTCACTATATTTTTTTGAATTTTGTTGCAAACTAACGATACATAAATTATTGAAGATATATAATGGGAGTGAAAACATTGATAAAAAAGAAGGAAATTGTAGAATTTAAAATAGAAGACAGTGAATTTGGTGGGAAAGCCTATGGTTATGTGGACAATGTGAAGGTGGCAGTGAAGCATGGTATCCCTGGACAAGTGGTAAAGGCTTTTATCAAAAAAATCAGAAACAAAAAGGCAGAGGCACAAATCATGGAGATTGTAGAGCCATCACCATTCGAGACCCAGTCCACCTGCCGACACTTTGGAAAATGCGGTGGCTGTTTTCAACAGACAATAGACTATGAAAAGCAGCTGGAATTAAAAGAAAACCAAGTGAAAAAGCTTTTTGAAGAAGCTGAATTAAAGGGATATCAGTGGTTAGGTATAGAGGGTAGTCCTCAATCTTTTGATTATAGAAACAAAATGGAATTCTCCTTTGGGGATGAAGAAAAGGGAGG from Natronincola ferrireducens carries:
- the fba gene encoding class II fructose-1,6-bisphosphate aldolase codes for the protein MPLVTSRELFKRAYDGKFAIGAFNVNNMEIIQGIVDAAKEEKSPLILQVSAGARKYANPTYLKKLVEAAVEDSGLPIVLHLDHGEDFEICKQCIDDGFTSVMIDASHHPFEENIAITKQVVEYAHSKGVVVEAELGRLAGVEDDVNVSAKDATYTDPQQAAEFVEKTGVDSLAIAIGTSHGAYKFKGEPNLDFERLQAIAKLLPGFPLVLHGASTVLPEFVELCNQYGGNIPGAQGVPEDMLRRAASLGVCKINIDTDLRLAMTAAMRKSLTENPGNFDPRKYLGEGRTAIKEMVRHKIANVLGCNNFL
- the pssA gene encoding CDP-diacylglycerol--serine O-phosphatidyltransferase — its product is MRVKAHIPNMFTFFNLTLGILAIVSIINESYTISALLILTAAFTDRLDGQLARKLDAESEIGKELDSLCDLISFGVAPAVLIWSFHLATFGVIGILIMIIFSISGAYRLARYNIMEFDGVYMGIPITMCGGIVALMTLYSINYQINVYFIGIMMLFLSYSMISKRIKLKKR
- a CDS encoding DUF6648 family protein, whose amino-acid sequence is MRYVQGENIFEKFFNQRQSLIQQFKKGDITKKEYIEESYGYIKQMNIKPFKRVDNFNKAVYNYQYYNMMAKYCYLKAKEIKRYEKHPELHKEYEDKVNYYYHKKDQTTLQTIELLDYYDVEAYYIKVTSSYLKENLFEIIFKNHDQVIFHSRSQWLLNKLKEEGVFKEGIRRSLIENYINQKY
- a CDS encoding class I SAM-dependent methyltransferase, with translation MYKIVTAEKFLWEGINLEGKVVLEGGTSWGNTTRLIAKKVVENSWNTELISVDIDDSHFDEIEEDMREAFTKLTLRKGDLGDLYFVPSDSIDVIICNYTLSSVEQFPLRVVKALKELHRVLKKGGKLLITEEMPIWSVDTSDYPYWSKRLRIIKSISVLKAMTVFSEIHPNDLQEVLKLLDFKDIHWKEFQEKINAEMAVKFLDKRKQTLIKGANDLENKHLTDGFVELTENLVKEFEKTKEFLAPAYILKAIK